TAAGATTCTGGCACGGTCCTCTCCCCACCATCTACCTTTTCTTTCAGGGACACCTCCCTTCTCTGTCTGCTCGGTGGCTGTTTGCTGCCCACACAGGCCATTGTTTCATTCAGGCTGTGTCCTGCGTGCTCCATCCTCCACACCCCTTACCTGCAGTGACACCTTTTTCCATCTCTGGCCCTGGGCCCTCCCCTATCCCTGACTCAGGTATCAGCATCTTCAAACCTTGTGCCTCTGGGACATTTTCTGAGCACCCTCCTCCATCGTTTCTGGAAGAATGACTCACCGGTACTTAAATGGTCTGTTTACCTGTTTTCCGTGCCAGACTGTCAGCTTCTGGAGGGCAGCCTCCGCATATCATTCTTCTCTGATTCCCCAGGACTCAGCACCGAGCCTGGCCCAGTGAACACACAGTAGACATTTGCTAAACCCAGTCGAAACCCCACTTCTTCCTCATCCCTCCTCTTATTTATCTCTTCTCTAGTCTTCTGTCCTCCCTTTGATCTGGCAGGACACTCGTTCccctccttggggcttccctggggtttCTCCAGAGATCCTCTGTCCCCCACTACTCCTCCCTGAAGTCTGGTCCACAGCGCGAGGTCCCCTGGGGATCGTCAACCCATCCCTGCCTCCCAGGCCAGCCTCCTTCCCGATTTGGTCCTCACCTTTCTTGGGTGTAGCAGCCACTCTCCTGCCCCTGGGCCGGTCTGTCTGCCCGTCCGCCCAAGGGCCTCCTGGAGGCAGCTTTTGTTCCTCACTCCCCTTCTGGGGGAGCTTTCTGAGCCAATGAGCCAAATGAGAGTGACCGGGTGGGCAGGCAGTTAGGTGGGCGGGCTTGCTGGACACACGTTCAGAGCAAACACCTGTGTCTCTTCTCCCCTGGCCCACGCCTTCTCTGCAGCTTGGCCGTGGCATGGCTGGGCCTGGCTCCCAGTGCTGGCAGGGAAACTGCCCGAGCAGGCGCAGGAGCCTGGTAGCCTCGTGTTCGGGACCTGGTCGGCACTAAATGGTGTTGTCCCCGTCCCCCTgtccccaggcctctctcctaccCTTTTCTCTGGAAGCCTGGTTCTGAGGCCCTCAGCAGCTGACATCTATGGAAGGGGGAGACCTTGGTCCAGTCCAGGATTGCATTCTACCCTGGCAGGACATTTCTGGGGACTAGAGCTTGGGCTGCTGGTGAGTTGTGTAGGGCATGGGAGGGCCTGCCTATGTTTCCTCTGGACAAGGGCACCGCTGCCCTGGTGGAGACAAGGAAGGCAGGTTGCAGCATGAAATGCACAGCCTCCCTGTCCAGCCTCTATGGGCCTGGGTTTCTGGGGAAGTCGGAGTGTGACCCAGTGGGGGCTGCAGAGAGGCCTTGGGCCTGGAACAGTGAAGGTTAATGTGCAGCCAGGGAGGGGCTCCTTTGCCTCATTTCCCACAAGCATTTATAGAGCACTTCCTAATACCAGTGACTCATGTTTATGTGGCCTTTTTACAGCCGGCTAACCCCATCCACAGTCGTGAGCTCATCCAGACTCACGACCCCACCAGCTCAGTATTAttaacgctttttttttttttttttttcggtacgcgggcctctcactgttgtggactctcccgttgcggagcacaggctccggacaggcaggctcagcggccatggctcacgggcccagccgctctgcggcatgtgggatcctcccaaaccggggcacgaacccgtgtcccctgcgtcggcaggcggactctcaaccactgcgccaccagggaagcctgattaaaccattttattgtttgtttgtttgtttttgtggtatgcgggcctctcactgttgtggcctctcccgttgcggggcacaggctccggatgcgcaggctcagcggccatggctcacgggcccagccgctccgcggcatgtgggatcttcccggaccggggcacgaacccgtatcccctgcatcggcaggcagattctcaaccactgcgccaccagggaagccctgattaaaccATTTTAGAGAGGAGCGGTAGTCGCTTTCTCAGAGTTACACAGGAACTTGTGTTCAAATGCAAGTGTTATGACTCAAAAGTCCATTAACTTTCCACCGAGACATGCGGTTCCCCATGTCCCCCTCTTTGCAGACAACCCACGGGCCTAAAACTGCAACTGGAGATAAAGGCTAGACTTCAGCATGAGCACGGAGCAtgaccccccccctccccaggagTGCTGGGGGCTCTCTTACCTGCCTAGATCAAGTGCAGCCCTTTGCAGGGGCAGAGATGTTGACCCCATGACCTGATAAGGCTTGCAAAGTTTAAAGGATCAAAGGTCACCTTGAGTCAATGAATGAATTGACTTTTATTAAGCCCTGACCCTGGGCACCACACAGTGAAGGCATGTGCACATCCGTTCTCGTATTAAGCCCCTCCTCACAGCGGCAGCCCTGttgaggggggtgggggtggggggtggtgctCATCATCTCTGTTGTACACAAAAGGAAACCGAGGTTCAGCTCTGaggggtaacttgcccaaggccacgcaGCTGGGTCAGGCGGCAGGAGCTGGGGAAaagggatctgaacccaggtcgTCGGACCCTCCCTCTTGCCTGTCCCCACTCCCCGCACAGCGCTCCCACCCGCAAGGCTGCAGCTTGGCAGCCGGGTGCTTCCAACCCAGGCCTGACCAGGCAGCCCCTCTCAGGATGGTTTTCTTCATGTGGTCTCAAGGGTGGTCTGGTAAGAGAGGAGGGGGAGCGTCTGAGCCCAGAAAGATGAGGTCGCCCAAGCAGAGGTCGTCCTGTTTGGAGGAAAAGGTGGCCCCGTTGCGCCGGTGGCCCAGGCCCATGGACCGGGCTTTCCTCGCCAGCAGGCACTCCCAGCACCTCTTGCTCACCAGGTAGTCCAGCTCCACCAGGTTGAACACGGTGCAAACGACGGCCATGATCACCATGAAGAGAGTGAAGATGTTCTTCTCCGTGGGCTTGGAGATGAAGCAGTCCACCGTACTGGGACACGGAGCCGCGTGGCACGTGACCACAGGAGGGAGAGTGTATTGGGGGTAGAACGAGTGGAACACGCAGAGGAAGGCAGCATCTACGCCAGCCTTGAACACCAGGCTGCAGACGTGCGTCCACCAGAGCCGCCCGCTTCTTGCCAGGGTCCGGGTAGAGGCGCCCACCGttcttccctgctgcctgttGGTGCTTCTTCTCCCGGGCCTCGCGGTAGCCGCGCGCATGACCACGAGCCGCGAGGGGCACGTGACCAGGATGAGCTGCAGGGCCCAGAGGCGCACGTGGGACACGGGGAAGAGCTCGTCGAAGCAGACGTTAGAGCGGCCCGGCCGGCGGGTGTCACAGTCAAAGGCCCTGTGGTCTTCACTCCACACGTGCTCGGCCGTCACCAGGTACACCAGCACGCGGAAGATGAAGACCAGGGACAGCCAGATGTGCCCGAAGGCTGTGGAGTACTTGCTGACCCCGCTCAGGAGCCCCTCCAAGATCCCCCAGTTCACGGTGGCCCCGGGCGTCGGCCGCTACTGCAGGGAGAGGATGACTGTCATTTCCCAAGTTTATAGAACACTCACCCTCAGCACCTTATAGAACAGTGTCACCGGCTTGGATTCTCCCAGCCACGGAGGAGCTAAGTTCTATTATCGTCCCCTTTACAGctgagggaaactgaggttcagaggggtTATGCAGGGTCACACAGGATTAGGTGCAGAGCTGGGCCTTGAGCACAGGTCATTCAGCTCAGAACCCAAATCTTACCCATAAAAGTGGGTGAAGGCGGGTCCGGGGAGCCACTAGTACTCCCAGGTCTTAAAGAGGTAGCACATGCtggcttccctctctctcccaacaATGGCCCTCCTCCTCAGCGAGTCAGACCTGGGGATgacttctccctttcctttctgagcTAGGCTCTGTCCCCTTAGACAGCTTCCTCCCAAGGGGAACCTGCTCTTTGCGTTTTACTTGGTTTGGGGGATGGGGCTAGAGAGGAGGCTGGAACCTTGTCCCCAAACTCCCATCTGGTCTAACACCATAAATATCCAGGCAGTGTCCTGCTCACGCGTGGCTCACCTGAAGCAAGGCCAATGGCCATGCAGCTGAAACAAAAGGGAGGGAGCGGTGAGTCTCTCGATATTGATACAATAGGCTTCATAGAGTAGCCTGGTATTCCGGTGCTTCCCAAACTGGTGTTCCATGGAACCCTGCTCAGTAGGCTGTCAAcagaagcagcaagagaaaaggatTCTATTCTGTGTTCAAGAAAAGTAGGCAAGCGCTATGTTCAGTGCAAAGTTAAATAGGTCCCTTTACTTGACCATGCTAATAAATTCACATTTTGAATCTCCCAAAGGAGGACAGAATAGGTAGCACTGCACCAACTCCTTTGACTATAGAACCCTTCTTTGTCATCTTGTAGAACGGCCTTGTCAAGACACCAAAATGGGAAATGCTGCTCTGGTCAGTTCTGCTGGTGAGTTTGGTGTGATGAACACACAGGAATCAGATTTACCTCCAATTAGGGAATGTGACTATGGTTCGGAGTGAGGGGTGCCCACGACCTCTCTTGGAATTCCTCTGCCTGGTTCCTGGGGGGTCCACTGAGACCTATGCACCGTGGTCTTACCCTACTGGGCTCCCTGGGACCTCAGGGAGCCTGTCTGCACAGCCTGTTGCTCTAAGGGTTTAGTGCTGGTCCAGGCCAAAGGTGACTCTGCTGTCCTGTCCCCGCCCCCGCCAACCCCAGCTGGGTGATCCACTGCAGATGGGCAGGGTAGTGATAAAAGCCAGCATTTATCGGGTGTTTATGCAGTGCCAgcactgttctgagcactttgCATGAATCAAGACAGCAACTGTATAAAAGGGTATATGTTTTATTCCCaactcacagatgaggaaagtggagCACAGAGAGGTTTGCTCATAGTTACACAGCTGGTAAgcggtagagctgggatttgaacccaggcaggctggcttCAGAGCCCACACTCTGGGCCTGGGCCCCTTTCCTTAGGTTTCGGgaagctgcctgctgtgtccacTCCCTCCTCCACCAGGTGAATCCCCAGTAGGGGAGGCTGGGGGTGACGCTGCTCCCTGCCCTGACTCTCCACTGCCCTGTCTTGCTTAAGGTGGGCGGAACTCCTGGCAGCTTCTCAGGGAACACCCCAGGAGGCTCTGGCCCAGGGgctctcagcccagcccagcctggggttgGTGGGGTTTTGCAGGCCCAGGCAGAGCTGCCCCACCCGctcagctcctggcccctctGGGAGCCCCTCTCCCACTCAGTCCCTGGCCCCCACCTCTGCTCAGCtggggagaaaggggagaaacTCAGCGTAGAGGAGGGAGGGGCCCACCTTCACTCCTCCACCATCAGGACGCAGGGCAGCCCTGTATCCAGGCCACTCCCCCAacactccaccagggaagtctctccctTCCAGGTGTGCTGAGGGGCAGGGCACATCTGGACACAGATGGCCTTACCTGAGTGGCTACTCCTCAGGGCTCTCTGGGTACCGGCTCCTGGCTGCCAGCCGTCGAACTCAGCAGGCAGCCGGAACTCATGGCAGAACCAGGGAGAGTGTCTGGGGAAGCCCGTTCCTAGGACACAGCCTGCAGATTAGATTTCGGCAGGCAGCCTGGGTGTGCTGCcggcca
This genomic stretch from Kogia breviceps isolate mKogBre1 chromosome 1, mKogBre1 haplotype 1, whole genome shotgun sequence harbors:
- the GJB5 gene encoding LOW QUALITY PROTEIN: gap junction beta-5 protein (The sequence of the model RefSeq protein was modified relative to this genomic sequence to represent the inferred CDS: inserted 3 bases in 2 codons; substituted 1 base at 1 genomic stop codon) produces the protein MLLSHCTDKKLAPHGKEEAEPDSGHTACTQRPTPGATVNWGILEGLLSGVSKYSTAFGHIWLSLVFIFRVLVYLVTAEHVWSEDHRAFDCDTRRPGRSNVCFDELFPVSHVRLWALQLILVTCPSRLVVMRXGYREAREKKHQQAAGKNGGRLYPDPGKKRAXLWWTHVCSLVFKAGVDAAFLCVFHSFYPQYTLPPVVTCHAAPCPSTVDCFISKPTEKNIFTLFMVIMAVVCTVFNLVELDYLVSKRCWECLLARKARSMGLGHRRNGATFSSKQDDLCLGDLIFLGSDAPPPLLPDHPXDHMKKTILRGAAWSGLGWKHPAAKLQPCGWERCAGSGDRQEGGSDDLGSDPFSPAPAA